A genomic segment from Bosea sp. OAE506 encodes:
- the ybaL gene encoding YbaL family putative K(+) efflux transporter: protein MHHGPLIAILVAGLGLAFVFGALAQKLRISPLVGYLVAGVAVGPFTPGFVADQNLANELAEIGVILLMFGVGLHFSLKDLLSVKAIAVPGAIVQIGVATLLGMGLGLLLGWTWVAGLVFGLALSVASTVVLLRALQERRLVQSEKGKIAVGWLIVEDLAMVLALVMIPAVADALHGSQPGVPSPLSTQFDLGLWGVLGFTLMKVVAFIAFMLVVGRRVIPWILHWVAHTGSRELFRLAVLAVALGVAFLAASLFGVSFALGAFFAGMILSESPLSQRAAEESLPLRDAFAVLFFVSVGMLFDPAILLRAPGPLLATLAIILLGKSLAAWLIVRAFGKSNAVALTISASLAQIGEFSFILAGLGVSLAILPPQGRDLILAGAILSILLNPVLFALVDRFASDGAGKAKPSAKPMADAGAASPEPVVEVAPDLDIVPTTLSDHMVVVGYGRVGALLGAGLKARGEKVLVIEEQGDAIAAAQRDGAELLLGNAADPAVLAAAGLDRARRLFVAIPQSFEAGQVCEQARRDNPALPIVARAHSDAEVAHLTRCGATLTIMGEAEIARAMLALCGAGEPPAAVEPQKPE, encoded by the coding sequence ATGCATCACGGCCCGCTGATCGCCATTCTCGTCGCGGGCCTCGGCCTGGCCTTCGTCTTCGGGGCGCTCGCCCAGAAGCTGCGGATCTCGCCGCTGGTGGGCTATCTCGTCGCGGGCGTTGCCGTCGGCCCCTTCACCCCGGGCTTCGTCGCGGACCAGAACCTCGCCAACGAACTGGCCGAGATCGGCGTCATCCTGCTGATGTTCGGCGTCGGCCTGCATTTCTCACTAAAGGACCTGCTTTCGGTGAAGGCCATCGCGGTGCCCGGCGCGATCGTCCAGATCGGCGTGGCGACGCTGCTCGGCATGGGCCTGGGCCTGCTGCTGGGCTGGACCTGGGTCGCCGGCCTCGTCTTCGGCCTCGCGCTGTCGGTGGCGAGTACGGTCGTGCTGCTGCGGGCACTGCAGGAGCGCCGGCTCGTGCAGAGCGAGAAGGGCAAGATCGCCGTCGGCTGGCTGATCGTCGAGGACCTCGCCATGGTGCTGGCGCTGGTCATGATCCCAGCCGTCGCCGACGCGTTGCACGGCTCCCAGCCGGGCGTGCCCTCGCCGCTGTCGACCCAGTTCGACCTCGGCCTCTGGGGCGTCCTGGGCTTCACCCTGATGAAAGTCGTCGCCTTCATCGCCTTCATGCTCGTCGTCGGCCGGCGCGTCATCCCCTGGATCCTGCATTGGGTCGCCCATACCGGCTCGCGCGAGCTGTTCCGCCTCGCCGTGCTGGCTGTGGCGCTGGGCGTCGCCTTCCTCGCGGCCAGCCTGTTCGGCGTCTCCTTCGCGCTCGGCGCCTTCTTCGCCGGCATGATCCTCAGCGAATCCCCGCTCAGCCAGCGCGCGGCGGAGGAATCGCTGCCGCTGCGCGACGCCTTCGCCGTGCTGTTCTTCGTCTCGGTCGGCATGCTGTTCGACCCCGCGATCCTGCTGCGCGCACCCGGCCCGCTGCTGGCGACGCTGGCGATCATCCTGCTCGGCAAGTCGCTCGCTGCCTGGCTGATCGTGCGCGCCTTTGGCAAGTCGAATGCCGTCGCGCTGACGATCTCGGCCTCGCTGGCGCAGATCGGCGAGTTTTCCTTCATCCTCGCCGGGCTCGGCGTCTCGCTCGCCATCCTGCCGCCGCAGGGTCGCGACCTGATCCTCGCCGGCGCGATCCTCTCGATCCTGCTCAATCCGGTGCTGTTTGCGCTGGTCGACCGTTTTGCCAGCGACGGCGCAGGCAAGGCCAAGCCGTCGGCGAAGCCCATGGCGGACGCAGGCGCGGCCTCGCCCGAACCCGTGGTCGAGGTGGCGCCCGATCTCGACATCGTCCCCACCACGCTCTCCGACCACATGGTCGTCGTGGGCTATGGCCGCGTCGGCGCGCTGCTCGGCGCCGGTCTCAAGGCGCGCGGCGAGAAGGTGCTGGTGATCGAGGAACAGGGAGACGCGATCGCGGCCGCGCAACGTGACGGCGCCGAACTCCTGCTCGGCAACGCCGCCGACCCGGCCGTTCTGGCCGCCGCCGGTCTCGACCGGGCGCGGCGGCTCTTCGTCGCGATCCCGCAGAGCTTCGAGGCCGGGCAGGTCTGCGAACAGGCAAGGCGCGACAATCCGGCCCTGCCCATCGTCGCCCGCGCCCATTCGGACGCGGAGGTGGCGCATCTGACCCGCTGCGGCGCCACGCTGACGATCATGGGCGAAGCCGAGATCGCCCGCGCCATGCTGGCGCTCTGCGGGGCGGGAGAGCCGCCGGCGGCGGTTGAGCCTCAAAAGCCGGAATGA
- a CDS encoding polyhydroxyalkanoic acid system family protein, protein MAKPVSITVSHELGREGAVARLRDGIDRVRDRLGLLKMQLVEERWEDDSLHFGVAALGYTVRGRLDVEQTLVRVEMMLPWVLAVFAEKLKIGVEKQGQILLEKPRT, encoded by the coding sequence ATGGCCAAGCCCGTCAGCATCACCGTCTCCCATGAGCTCGGCCGCGAGGGGGCGGTCGCACGCCTGCGCGACGGGATCGACCGCGTCCGCGACCGCCTCGGCCTGCTGAAGATGCAGCTCGTCGAGGAACGCTGGGAGGACGACAGCCTGCATTTCGGCGTCGCCGCGCTGGGTTATACGGTCCGTGGCCGGCTCGACGTGGAACAGACGCTGGTCCGGGTCGAGATGATGCTGCCCTGGGTCCTGGCCGTCTTCGCGGAAAAACTGAAGATCGGCGTCGAGAAACAGGGACAGATCCTGCTGGAGAAACCGCGGACCTGA